One stretch of Planctomycetota bacterium DNA includes these proteins:
- a CDS encoding DUF3365 domain-containing protein — MQWRLWTVTACVGLALAGWLVGTEDLTAAPPAADKSAPAVDPADVERARREVRLLDDIYKTAIVLITKHYVEEESDLPAGEAFKVLFQSMKEKGWHEVRLIDGAGDPVNDDNKPADDFERRAIAAFLNGKDYVEEITTVNNRPALRAATPVPVVMEKCVMCHKNYQGKKLAGALGYTLELKAK, encoded by the coding sequence ATGCAGTGGCGTTTGTGGACGGTGACGGCGTGTGTCGGCTTGGCCCTGGCGGGCTGGCTGGTGGGGACCGAGGATTTGACCGCGGCGCCCCCGGCGGCGGACAAATCGGCGCCCGCGGTCGACCCCGCCGACGTTGAACGCGCCCGACGCGAAGTGCGGCTGCTCGACGACATTTACAAGACAGCGATCGTGCTCATCACCAAGCATTACGTCGAGGAGGAGTCTGATCTGCCGGCCGGCGAGGCCTTCAAGGTCTTGTTCCAGTCGATGAAGGAAAAGGGTTGGCACGAGGTCCGGCTGATTGACGGCGCCGGCGATCCCGTGAACGACGACAACAAGCCCGCCGATGATTTTGAACGTCGTGCAATCGCGGCTTTTCTCAACGGCAAGGACTATGTCGAAGAGATCACCACGGTGAACAATCGGCCGGCCCTCCGCGCGGCCACTCCGGTGCCGGTGGTGATGGAAAAGTGCGTGATGTGCCACAAGAACTACCAGGGCAAGAAGCTGGCCGGGGCGCTAGGCTATACGCTGGAGTTGAAGGCGAAATAG
- a CDS encoding Rrf2 family transcriptional regulator: protein MFSQTVEYALRAVVFLAGQPDTPATNEQIARVTKVPGPYLSKVLQSLTRAGIITSHRGVRGGFTLAQPAEKLTILTVVSAVDPIQRIRTCPLGLKSHGVRLCPLHKRMDEALARVEEAFRQTTLAEVLSEPTTSIPLCEFPPRPAASKGSSVPRRRAAKR from the coding sequence ATGTTCTCGCAAACCGTCGAATACGCCCTGCGGGCCGTGGTTTTTCTGGCCGGCCAGCCCGACACGCCAGCCACGAACGAGCAGATTGCCCGGGTGACCAAGGTGCCGGGGCCCTACCTGTCGAAGGTGCTGCAAAGTCTGACCCGAGCGGGCATCATCACCTCGCACCGGGGCGTGCGCGGCGGCTTCACGCTGGCCCAGCCCGCCGAGAAGCTGACGATCCTCACCGTGGTCAGCGCGGTCGACCCGATCCAGCGCATTCGTACTTGCCCGCTGGGACTCAAGTCGCACGGAGTGCGGCTTTGCCCGCTGCACAAGCGGATGGACGAGGCGCTGGCCCGCGTCGAGGAAGCGTTTCGGCAAACGACGCTGGCCGAAGTGCTGTCCGAGCCAACCACGAGCATTCCGTTGTGCGAGTTCCCGCCGCGGCCCGCCGCTTCCAAGGGGTCGAGCGTCCCGCGCCGCCGTGCCGCGAAACGATAG
- a CDS encoding ATP-grasp domain-containing protein: MQILLFEYLTGGGLWLDGDHPPSTSWVAEGRAMLQAAAADFVAAGHAVTVLADARRETAIEFAQLIPVTSAAVLRDRLAELAPRIDWCLVDAPETSGRLLAARQLVESAGGRCLGSSPATITLAGDKHLLAEHLRAKGVPTTSGLRVPAGGAWPTGFPMPAVIKPCDGAGSMDVRLIRDRGELSRIEPPGIDTRIEVFQPGQAASIAFLCGPQGDVSLEPCAQNLRLASCGDDWPGIEQPFSYLGGSLPLPAPLAARARTLGQRAVATLPPRLGYLGVDLILGSANDGRDDVVVEVNPRLTTSYIGLRAACRQNLAQALLDVAAGSLPKLEFTRDTIEFTSSGGVKMLPAADVTTAHLPEQRL, encoded by the coding sequence ATGCAAATCTTGCTGTTCGAGTATTTGACGGGCGGCGGGCTTTGGCTCGACGGAGATCATCCGCCCAGCACGTCATGGGTCGCCGAGGGGCGGGCCATGCTCCAGGCCGCCGCGGCCGATTTCGTCGCGGCGGGACATGCGGTGACGGTCCTGGCAGACGCGCGCCGCGAGACGGCCATCGAATTCGCTCAACTGATTCCAGTAACCAGCGCGGCAGTGCTGCGAGATCGATTGGCCGAGTTGGCGCCACGGATCGACTGGTGCCTGGTCGATGCTCCCGAAACCAGCGGACGACTGCTGGCGGCGCGGCAACTGGTCGAATCGGCGGGCGGTCGCTGCCTAGGCTCCTCGCCCGCCACGATCACCCTAGCCGGCGACAAACATCTCTTGGCCGAGCATCTGCGCGCGAAAGGTGTGCCGACAACCAGTGGTTTGCGAGTGCCGGCGGGGGGCGCTTGGCCAACCGGCTTTCCCATGCCAGCCGTGATCAAGCCGTGTGACGGCGCTGGCTCGATGGATGTGCGATTGATCCGCGACCGAGGAGAGTTGTCCCGAATTGAACCTCCTGGGATCGACACGCGGATCGAAGTTTTTCAGCCCGGCCAGGCCGCGAGCATCGCCTTCTTGTGCGGTCCTCAAGGCGACGTCTCGCTTGAACCTTGCGCGCAAAACTTGCGACTGGCGAGTTGCGGCGACGATTGGCCGGGCATTGAGCAGCCCTTCTCGTACCTAGGCGGCTCGCTGCCGCTGCCGGCGCCCCTGGCCGCGCGGGCCCGGACCCTCGGCCAGCGGGCGGTGGCCACCTTGCCGCCGCGGCTGGGGTACCTGGGCGTCGATCTAATCCTGGGCAGCGCCAACGACGGGCGCGACGACGTGGTGGTGGAAGTCAACCCGCGACTGACGACCTCGTATATCGGTCTGCGCGCCGCATGTCGTCAGAACCTGGCCCAGGCGCTATTGGATGTCGCCGCCGGAAGTTTGCCCAAGCTGGAGTTTACGCGCGATACGATTGAGTTCACGTCGTCCGGCGGCGTCAAAATGCTACCCGCCGCCGACGTCACCACAGCACACTTGCCGGAGCAACGCTTGTGA
- a CDS encoding H4MPT-linked C1 transfer pathway protein: MNWLGLDIGGANLKVADGRGYAASMPFPLWREPTGLSAALAQLIAEAPPAERLAVTMTGELADCFATKADGARRIVRAVGDAAGGRAFTIYLVDGRFVDAVAACEAPLLAAASNWHALAAFAARFAKGRPALLVDIGSTTSDLIPIVAGRVNSSGQTDPARLATGELVYTGVRRTPICALVERLPWHGQTCHVAAELFATTADAWLLLEQLPEEHDRCDTADGRPFTREAAHDRLARMICADRALFSRDDARRAAETVAAAQQRLLVGALRQVLDRQSQHPERVLLSGEGEFLVRRVVAEVLPATPIVSLGEHLGPDVSRAAPAHAVAVLASELRP, encoded by the coding sequence GTGAACTGGCTGGGACTCGACATTGGCGGGGCGAACTTGAAGGTCGCCGACGGGCGCGGCTACGCGGCCAGCATGCCCTTTCCCTTGTGGCGCGAGCCAACGGGCTTGTCGGCGGCGCTGGCCCAACTGATCGCCGAGGCGCCGCCGGCCGAGCGGTTGGCCGTAACGATGACCGGCGAACTGGCCGACTGTTTCGCCACTAAGGCTGACGGAGCGCGGCGGATCGTGCGCGCGGTCGGTGATGCCGCCGGCGGGCGGGCGTTCACGATCTATCTGGTCGATGGGCGATTCGTCGATGCCGTCGCGGCGTGCGAGGCGCCACTGCTGGCCGCAGCCTCGAACTGGCATGCGCTGGCGGCGTTTGCGGCGCGATTTGCCAAGGGGCGCCCTGCCCTGCTCGTGGATATTGGCTCGACGACCAGCGATCTGATCCCGATTGTCGCCGGGCGCGTCAACTCCAGCGGCCAGACGGACCCCGCTCGACTGGCCACCGGGGAACTTGTTTACACCGGGGTCCGACGCACGCCGATCTGCGCGCTGGTCGAGCGGCTCCCCTGGCACGGACAAACGTGCCACGTCGCGGCTGAACTCTTCGCCACGACGGCCGACGCCTGGCTGTTGTTGGAACAATTGCCCGAGGAACACGACCGGTGCGATACCGCCGACGGACGGCCGTTCACTCGCGAGGCGGCGCACGACCGGCTGGCGCGAATGATCTGCGCCGATCGGGCGCTGTTCAGCCGAGACGACGCCCGACGCGCCGCCGAAACAGTTGCCGCGGCCCAGCAGCGTTTGCTGGTCGGCGCGCTGCGCCAAGTTCTCGACCGCCAAAGTCAACATCCCGAGCGAGTGCTGCTGAGCGGCGAAGGGGAGTTCCTGGTCCGCCGCGTGGTCGCTGAGGTGCTCCCCGCGACGCCGATCGTTTCGCTCGGTGAACACCTGGGCCCCGATGTGTCGCGTGCCGCGCCGGCCCATGCCGTGGCCGTGCTGGCCAGCGAGTTGCGCCCATGA
- a CDS encoding DUF1598 domain-containing protein, whose translation MFRKPMFRTWAGLCLTLTVLVVCNWSRIALAFIGVAQAVGGVHIDPNGVVVNVLPADMEAMRNAIQANLENIPGNVNEANELRKVSLKRLDKAVAEHLASGKPLADEIRFMAGLQSIKYILVYPEQQDIVLVGYGEGWVLDKQGYIVGRTTKKPVLLLDDFTVALRAARQSMRGGGISCSIDPTESGLKALREYAAKLTEIGQLSTEQVEQTLGMQNISVSGVPANSHFARVLVAADYRMKRIGMNLDKSQVVPGLPSYIDLLSGGGRGMQSMTPRWWLVPNYPAILADPNGLAWELRGCSVKTMTEETFFNPDGGKKQTGQSSPAAQQWANKMTEKFDKLAEKQPVFGQLKNCMDLAVVTALIVKHDLAAKAGLSLFSTADPMHLVNQSLETPRMVPTQAGVTQKGSSFIVSASGGVEIRTADSLNRVETTEKLTPIRQTLKTPEPSHWWWN comes from the coding sequence ATGTTCCGTAAGCCAATGTTTCGTACCTGGGCTGGGCTTTGCCTGACGCTTACGGTCCTGGTGGTCTGCAACTGGTCGCGTATCGCGCTGGCGTTTATCGGCGTGGCCCAAGCCGTCGGTGGCGTTCACATCGACCCCAACGGCGTCGTTGTCAACGTGCTGCCGGCCGACATGGAAGCCATGCGCAACGCCATTCAGGCCAACTTGGAGAACATTCCTGGCAATGTGAACGAGGCCAACGAACTGCGCAAGGTCTCGCTCAAGCGGCTCGACAAAGCCGTGGCCGAGCATCTGGCCAGCGGCAAGCCCCTGGCCGACGAAATCCGTTTTATGGCCGGGCTGCAGTCGATCAAGTACATCCTGGTTTACCCCGAGCAACAGGACATCGTCCTGGTCGGCTACGGCGAAGGCTGGGTGCTCGACAAGCAGGGCTACATCGTCGGCCGCACCACCAAGAAGCCGGTGCTGTTGCTCGATGACTTCACCGTGGCCTTGCGAGCCGCGCGGCAGAGCATGCGCGGCGGCGGTATTAGTTGCTCGATCGACCCGACCGAAAGTGGCCTGAAGGCGCTGCGCGAATACGCCGCCAAGCTCACCGAGATCGGCCAGTTGTCGACCGAACAGGTCGAGCAGACCTTGGGCATGCAGAACATCTCGGTCAGCGGCGTCCCGGCCAACAGCCACTTTGCCCGGGTGTTGGTCGCGGCCGACTATCGCATGAAGCGGATCGGCATGAACCTAGACAAATCGCAAGTGGTGCCCGGGTTGCCCAGCTACATCGACCTGCTTAGCGGCGGCGGTCGCGGCATGCAAAGCATGACGCCGCGCTGGTGGCTGGTGCCGAACTATCCAGCGATCCTGGCCGACCCGAACGGCTTGGCCTGGGAACTGCGCGGCTGCAGCGTGAAGACGATGACCGAGGAAACCTTCTTCAACCCCGACGGCGGCAAGAAGCAAACGGGTCAGTCGAGCCCCGCCGCCCAGCAGTGGGCCAACAAGATGACCGAGAAGTTCGACAAGCTGGCCGAAAAGCAGCCGGTGTTCGGCCAGTTGAAGAACTGCATGGACCTGGCCGTCGTGACCGCGCTGATCGTCAAGCACGATTTGGCCGCCAAGGCGGGGCTCAGCCTGTTCAGCACGGCCGACCCGATGCATCTGGTGAACCAGAGCCTGGAGACGCCGCGCATGGTGCCGACCCAAGCCGGCGTCACGCAGAAGGGCTCGAGCTTCATCGTCAGCGCTTCGGGAGGCGTCGAGATTCGCACCGCCGATTCACTGAACCGGGTCGAGACGACCGAGAAGCTGACGCCGATTCGCCAGACGCTCAAAACGCCCGAGCCGAGCCACTGGTGGTGGAATTGA
- a CDS encoding DUF1598 domain-containing protein, translating to MLRRTLPIQRFLQVWSLFFLATILVGAVANQAFGIGAVRQAVGGVHIDTSGTLRNVNLSDMELMRNAMAQQMEAVPGDLNAPNELRKVSLKRLEKAVAEHLASNKPLPDEMRFLAGLQSIKYVLVYPEQQDLVLVGHGEGWVVDKHGFVVGRTTGKPVLLLDDLTVALRAARQCVQGGGISCSIDPREAGLRSLREYASRLTDISQVSEQQIEQTLGMQDISVQGVASSTHFARVLVAADYRMKRIGMRLDPSPLPRILPSYIEMVSLSGRGMQNMTPRWWLTPNYPALLADPNGLAWELSGCSVKTMTDDTFFNADGTKKQAGAASSTAQLWANKMTDHYDELAKKEPIFAQLKNCMDLAVVASLIVKFDLAAKAGCSLFALNDPMHLMNESFETAKQVPSQVSVSRKNSGYIISASGGVEIRPAQFLNHVEHTSNLAPVVKASAPEAPKHWWWN from the coding sequence ATGCTGCGCCGCACCCTGCCCATCCAGCGTTTCTTGCAAGTCTGGTCGTTGTTTTTTCTGGCGACCATCTTGGTTGGCGCGGTGGCAAACCAGGCGTTTGGGATTGGCGCGGTGCGCCAAGCCGTCGGTGGCGTGCATATCGATACCAGTGGCACGTTGCGCAACGTCAACTTGTCTGACATGGAATTGATGCGCAATGCCATGGCGCAGCAAATGGAAGCGGTCCCGGGCGATCTGAACGCGCCTAACGAATTGCGCAAGGTCTCGCTCAAGCGGTTAGAGAAAGCCGTCGCCGAGCACTTGGCCAGCAACAAGCCGCTGCCCGATGAGATGCGGTTTCTCGCGGGCCTGCAATCGATCAAGTACGTGCTGGTCTATCCCGAGCAGCAAGACCTGGTGCTCGTGGGCCATGGCGAAGGTTGGGTGGTGGACAAGCACGGTTTTGTCGTCGGCCGCACCACGGGAAAACCAGTGCTGTTGCTCGACGACCTGACGGTGGCGTTGCGCGCGGCGCGGCAATGCGTGCAAGGGGGCGGCATCAGTTGCTCGATCGATCCGCGCGAGGCTGGCTTGCGCAGCTTGCGTGAATACGCCTCGCGGCTCACGGACATCAGCCAGGTCTCCGAGCAACAGATCGAACAAACGCTTGGCATGCAGGACATTAGTGTGCAGGGGGTGGCTTCCAGCACGCACTTCGCGCGCGTGCTGGTGGCGGCCGACTACCGGATGAAGCGGATCGGCATGAGGCTCGACCCGTCGCCGCTGCCTCGAATTCTTCCCAGTTACATCGAGATGGTGAGTCTCTCGGGGCGCGGTATGCAGAACATGACGCCGCGCTGGTGGTTGACGCCCAACTATCCGGCCTTGTTGGCCGATCCGAACGGCTTGGCCTGGGAGCTGAGTGGTTGCAGCGTCAAGACGATGACCGACGACACGTTTTTCAATGCCGACGGCACCAAGAAGCAAGCCGGCGCCGCCAGCAGCACGGCGCAACTGTGGGCCAATAAGATGACCGACCACTACGACGAGTTGGCCAAGAAAGAGCCGATCTTCGCGCAGTTGAAAAACTGCATGGATCTGGCGGTGGTCGCTTCGTTGATCGTCAAGTTTGATCTCGCCGCCAAGGCGGGTTGCAGCTTGTTCGCGTTGAATGACCCGATGCATCTGATGAATGAAAGCTTCGAAACGGCGAAGCAAGTCCCCTCGCAAGTCAGCGTCAGCCGCAAGAACAGCGGCTACATCATCAGCGCGTCGGGCGGCGTCGAGATTCGGCCGGCCCAGTTCCTGAATCATGTCGAACACACGTCGAACTTGGCCCCCGTGGTCAAGGCGTCGGCGCCCGAGGCGCCCAAGCATTGGTGGTGGAACTAG
- a CDS encoding DUF1598 domain-containing protein: protein MASWLAFQRGLICAVAWLAGTAPLAAQNSGALLQQGVGGVSIDTDGTLKAAQVDQTNHLRQAMVEAMQPVPDALAPTAELRKISLRQLEQTVAALLADGEPLPDEIRYLAGLQSIRYVFVYPERKDIVLAGYAEGWLLDKRGNVVGRVSGRPVMRFDDLLVALRWALAGEQKGPIACSIDPSAEGMAKLQDIAAKLTNISQLSTDDLAKTLGSQAIRVEGIDASTHLARTIVAADYRMKRFGMKLEPSPVLGLPSYIDLLVRRSQQGLETPRWWMVPNYLPLFTDADGLAWEIRGSSVTTMAEETLFAQNGARQGSQAASPEALQWANKFTEKYSHLAVKEPVFGELRNVMELALASALIIRHRLAEKADYRWQVFADASQLSPEVYDTPRTVPTQASITRKGTNYVISASGGVEIRPEQFLDRVERNPAVDTARQAATPKPDTAWWWN, encoded by the coding sequence ATGGCGAGTTGGCTGGCTTTTCAGCGCGGCTTGATTTGCGCCGTGGCGTGGCTGGCTGGTACCGCGCCGCTGGCGGCGCAGAACTCCGGCGCGCTCCTTCAGCAGGGTGTCGGGGGCGTGTCGATCGACACGGACGGCACCCTGAAAGCGGCCCAGGTCGACCAGACGAACCACCTGCGCCAGGCGATGGTCGAAGCCATGCAGCCGGTCCCCGACGCGCTGGCGCCGACCGCCGAGCTGCGCAAGATTTCGCTTCGCCAGCTCGAGCAGACCGTGGCGGCACTGCTGGCCGACGGTGAGCCCTTGCCGGACGAGATTCGCTACCTGGCCGGCCTGCAATCGATTCGCTATGTGTTCGTCTACCCTGAGCGCAAGGACATCGTTCTGGCGGGTTACGCCGAAGGGTGGCTGCTCGACAAGCGTGGCAACGTGGTGGGGCGTGTCAGCGGCCGGCCCGTGATGCGGTTTGATGATTTGCTGGTAGCGCTCCGCTGGGCGCTAGCCGGCGAACAGAAAGGGCCCATCGCTTGTTCAATCGATCCTTCGGCCGAAGGAATGGCCAAGCTGCAAGACATAGCCGCCAAGCTGACAAATATCAGCCAACTTTCCACGGACGATTTGGCAAAGACGCTGGGATCGCAAGCGATTCGGGTCGAAGGAATTGACGCGAGCACGCACTTGGCTCGGACGATCGTCGCCGCCGACTACCGCATGAAGCGGTTTGGCATGAAGTTGGAGCCGTCGCCTGTGCTTGGTTTGCCAAGTTATATCGACCTGTTGGTACGACGAAGTCAGCAAGGTCTCGAGACACCGCGCTGGTGGATGGTTCCTAACTACCTTCCCTTGTTTACCGACGCCGACGGTCTGGCTTGGGAAATACGGGGCAGCAGCGTCACGACGATGGCCGAAGAAACCCTGTTCGCTCAGAACGGAGCCCGGCAAGGTTCACAAGCGGCGAGTCCCGAAGCGCTGCAATGGGCCAACAAGTTCACGGAAAAGTACAGCCACTTGGCGGTCAAGGAGCCTGTCTTCGGCGAATTGCGGAACGTGATGGAGTTGGCCCTGGCGTCGGCCCTGATCATCCGTCACCGGCTGGCCGAGAAAGCCGACTATCGTTGGCAAGTCTTCGCCGACGCCAGCCAACTTTCCCCCGAGGTCTACGACACGCCTCGTACAGTGCCGACCCAGGCGAGCATCACCCGCAAGGGGACGAACTACGTTATTTCGGCCTCGGGCGGGGTGGAAATCCGGCCCGAGCAGTTCCTGGACCGGGTCGAGCGGAACCCCGCTGTCGATACCGCCCGGCAGGCGGCCACCCCCAAGCCGGACACGGCCTGGTGGTGGAACTAA
- a CDS encoding sigma 54-interacting transcriptional regulator yields MLAYLVIREGSKWSDVFRLSAGAKVTIGRASTNTIVLKDERCSRFHAEVFPVDDQWHVRDLDSRNGTRVGQEDIHGERPLNTGDVIRIGDSQIKFVNELHQAFPDATVAGKLAEDAAPEPAVGSAVFADAELSEPTTITHRRQRTKYFQPEENGLPEPSAGQAAARLCRIAFELAKAADPLALAKVALDGLFEGTRVDAGAVFLLNDPTAPPPREPGQVADSLTVVASRTSTQLPYHRVSPFVAVTVLSQGEAVLARNVLGDSMVNSRDSKGEIHASSVLCAPIRRGKRTFGLIHLYTTGQGKPPDPEDLEFTLAVADTVAVALHNLRRRQELAENLNQIRDENQQLRERLGVQSEIIGSSSTMARISREIARAAPTNATVLVRGESGVGKELVARALHFSSPRRRGPFVCLNCAALAESLLESELFGHERGAFTGAQQRKIGKFEASHQGTLMLDEIGEMSPSIQAKFLRVLEGHSFERVGGSEPVKVDVRVIAATNRDLEQDVAEGRFRRDLYFRLHVLEIIVPPLRERPEDVVELAYYFFDRYCRETGRKLSGYTPRALEQLRQYRWPGNVRELKNVVERAVVLAQDEMIDIGDLMLSKLGNAAAVESFRASHEFIPCSLDDLERQHILATLKATRGNKSQAAQMLGIERSTLDRKIRRYNLAEFTPGRAS; encoded by the coding sequence ATGCTCGCCTACTTGGTCATCCGCGAAGGCTCGAAATGGAGCGACGTGTTCCGGCTGTCGGCCGGCGCGAAGGTGACCATTGGGCGCGCCTCGACCAACACCATTGTCCTCAAGGACGAGCGCTGCAGCCGATTCCATGCCGAGGTGTTCCCGGTTGACGACCAATGGCACGTCCGCGACCTGGACAGCCGCAACGGCACCCGCGTCGGCCAGGAAGACATTCACGGCGAGCGGCCGCTCAATACGGGCGATGTGATTCGCATTGGCGATTCGCAAATCAAATTCGTCAACGAACTGCATCAGGCCTTCCCCGACGCCACGGTGGCCGGCAAGCTCGCGGAAGATGCCGCGCCCGAGCCGGCCGTGGGTTCGGCGGTGTTTGCCGACGCCGAGCTGTCCGAGCCGACAACGATCACGCATCGTCGCCAGCGGACCAAGTATTTTCAGCCCGAGGAGAACGGGTTGCCCGAGCCGTCGGCGGGACAGGCGGCGGCCAGACTTTGTCGGATCGCCTTTGAACTGGCCAAGGCGGCCGATCCATTAGCGCTGGCCAAGGTGGCCCTCGACGGCTTGTTCGAAGGCACGCGCGTCGATGCCGGGGCGGTATTCTTGCTCAACGACCCGACCGCGCCGCCGCCGCGCGAGCCCGGACAAGTGGCCGACAGCCTGACGGTTGTCGCGTCACGCACGTCGACGCAGTTGCCATACCATCGCGTCTCGCCATTCGTGGCGGTCACGGTGTTGTCGCAAGGAGAAGCGGTGCTGGCGCGGAACGTGCTGGGCGACAGCATGGTCAACAGCCGCGACAGCAAAGGGGAAATCCACGCCAGCAGCGTGCTGTGCGCGCCAATTCGCCGCGGCAAGCGGACGTTCGGCCTGATCCACCTGTACACCACCGGCCAGGGCAAGCCGCCGGACCCCGAAGACCTGGAGTTCACGCTGGCCGTGGCCGACACCGTGGCCGTAGCGTTGCACAATCTGCGCCGGCGACAAGAGCTGGCCGAGAATCTGAACCAGATTCGGGACGAAAACCAGCAACTGCGCGAACGGCTGGGAGTGCAAAGCGAAATCATCGGCAGCAGCAGCACCATGGCCCGCATCTCGCGCGAGATCGCCCGGGCCGCGCCCACCAACGCCACGGTGCTGGTGCGCGGCGAAAGTGGCGTGGGCAAGGAACTAGTTGCCCGGGCGCTTCACTTTTCCAGCCCGCGACGCCGTGGACCGTTCGTCTGTTTGAATTGCGCCGCCCTGGCCGAAAGCTTGCTCGAGAGCGAACTGTTTGGCCACGAGCGCGGGGCGTTCACCGGCGCCCAGCAGCGTAAGATCGGCAAGTTCGAGGCTTCGCACCAGGGAACCCTGATGCTCGACGAAATCGGCGAGATGAGCCCGTCGATCCAGGCCAAGTTTCTCCGTGTGCTCGAGGGGCATTCCTTCGAGCGCGTCGGCGGCAGCGAGCCAGTGAAGGTCGACGTGCGAGTGATCGCCGCCACGAATCGCGATCTGGAGCAGGATGTCGCCGAGGGACGCTTTCGTCGCGACCTCTACTTCCGTCTGCACGTGCTCGAGATCATCGTCCCGCCGCTGCGCGAGCGTCCGGAGGACGTCGTCGAACTGGCCTATTACTTCTTCGATCGCTATTGCCGCGAGACAGGTCGCAAGCTGTCGGGCTATACGCCCCGCGCGCTGGAACAACTGCGGCAGTATCGCTGGCCCGGCAACGTCCGCGAATTGAAAAACGTGGTCGAGCGGGCCGTGGTCTTGGCCCAGGACGAGATGATCGACATCGGCGACCTGATGCTCTCGAAGCTCGGCAACGCCGCGGCCGTCGAATCGTTTCGCGCGTCGCACGAGTTCATCCCCTGTTCGCTCGACGACCTGGAACGTCAGCACATTCTGGCCACGCTCAAGGCCACGCGCGGCAACAAAAGCCAGGCGGCTCAGATGTTGGGCATCGAGCGATCGACGCTTGATCGCAAGATTCGCCGCTATAACCTGGCCGAATTCACGCCGGGGCGCGCGAGCTAA
- a CDS encoding glycosyltransferase family 2 protein, whose product MSQLDLSTTSLPLAHRHAWRRHARVSLSVVVPCFNEEDVLERTHARLTHALAGENVDLELIYVDDGSRDGTADVLRELLATDARVRVVRLSRNFGHQVAVTAGLDHATGAVVVLIDADLQDPPEVIAEMLARWRDGFDVAYGRRLDRAGETPLKLLTARWFYRVMNWISETPIPADVGDFRLLDRGVVDALKQMPEADRFLRGMVSWVGFRQTQVLYHREARAAGQSKYPLARMMRLAVDGILSFSNWPLRMSLWAGAALVVAGLVGAVCLCGLRFVGHESIADWSIVLAALAIIGGMQLLAIGAVGEYVSRVYRQSRGRPLYVTAERLGFAAVEQRRQTA is encoded by the coding sequence ATGTCTCAGCTCGATTTGTCCACAACTTCGTTGCCCCTGGCGCATCGTCACGCCTGGCGACGCCACGCCCGAGTTTCCCTGTCGGTGGTCGTTCCCTGCTTCAATGAGGAGGACGTCCTCGAACGGACGCACGCGCGGTTGACCCACGCGCTAGCGGGAGAGAACGTCGACCTCGAACTCATTTACGTTGACGACGGCAGCCGCGACGGGACCGCCGATGTGTTGCGCGAGTTGCTGGCGACCGACGCTCGCGTGCGCGTGGTCCGCTTGTCACGCAACTTCGGCCATCAGGTGGCCGTGACCGCGGGGCTGGACCATGCCACGGGCGCGGTCGTGGTGTTGATCGACGCTGACTTGCAAGACCCGCCCGAGGTGATCGCCGAGATGCTCGCGCGGTGGCGCGATGGTTTCGACGTGGCCTATGGTCGCCGCCTCGATCGGGCCGGCGAGACGCCGCTCAAGCTGTTGACCGCGCGATGGTTCTATCGCGTGATGAACTGGATTTCCGAAACGCCCATTCCGGCCGACGTGGGGGATTTCCGCTTGCTGGACCGGGGTGTGGTCGACGCGCTGAAGCAGATGCCCGAGGCCGACCGGTTCTTGCGCGGCATGGTCAGTTGGGTCGGCTTTCGCCAGACGCAGGTTCTGTATCACCGCGAAGCGCGGGCCGCCGGGCAGAGCAAGTATCCGCTAGCTCGAATGATGCGGCTGGCGGTCGATGGCATCCTGTCATTCTCGAACTGGCCGCTGCGAATGTCGCTGTGGGCCGGCGCGGCTTTGGTTGTCGCTGGCCTGGTCGGCGCCGTTTGCTTGTGCGGCCTGAGGTTTGTTGGCCACGAGTCGATCGCCGATTGGAGCATTGTTCTGGCGGCGCTGGCGATCATTGGCGGCATGCAACTGCTGGCCATCGGCGCGGTGGGGGAATATGTCAGCCGTGTCTATCGCCAGTCTCGAGGGCGGCCATTGTACGTGACCGCCGAACGACTTGGCTTTGCCGCTGTCGAGCAGCGCCGTCAAACGGCCTGA